A single region of the Oryzias latipes chromosome 21, ASM223467v1 genome encodes:
- the LOC101174234 gene encoding POU domain, class 3, transcription factor 3-B, protein MLWGMAAATSSPYLASSRILSGPVVHSERRGGGMQPGSTAVTTVSGGYRGEPAVKMVQSDFMHGAMVASNGGHMLSHAPQWVTSLPHAAAAAAAAAAAAAEAGSAWPPSPQPQELKRNNGRDELHAGSALHHRPAHVGPHQAHPGSWGGSSAAHISLGEGQQQSLIYSQPGGFTVNGMLGAHTGQSLMHSGLVRGESPELDHSNHHHHHHHNHHTHHHQHHGVGHDPQSDEDTPTSDDLEHFAKQFKQRRIKLGFTQADVGLALGTLYGNVFSQTTICRFEALQLSFKNMCKLKPLLNKWLEEADSTTGSPTSIDKIATQGRKRKKRTSIEVSVKGALESHFLKCPKPSAQEINSLADTLQLEKEVVRVWFCNRRQKEKRMTPPGLPRSPEDSYSQVGSLGPDTPSPSIECKRMYSDT, encoded by the coding sequence ATGCTTTGGGGGATGGCAGCAGCCACTTCGAGCCCGTACCTCGCCAGTAGCAGAATTTTATCCGGCCCGGTGGTCCACTCTGAGCGCAGAGGTGGGGGCATGCAGCCGGGCAGCACCGCCGTCACCACCGTGTCTGGAGGATACAGAGGGGAGCCCGCGGTTAAGATGGTGCAGAGTGACTTCATGCATGGAGCCATGGTTGCGAGCAACGGGGGCCACATGCTGAGCCATGCCCCCCAGTGGGTGACCTCGCTGCCTCACGCGGCAgctgcggcggcggcggcggcagcggcggcggcaGAAGCGGGATCCGCGTGGCCCCCGAGCCCCCAGCCGCAGGAGCTGAAGAGGAACAACGGCAGAGACGAGCTCCATGCCGGCTCTGCTCTGCACCACCGCCCCGCGCATGTAGGACCCCATCAGGCGCATCCGGGTAGTTGGGGGGGCTCCTCGGCGGCGCACATCAGCCTCGGTGAGGGGCAGCAGCAGTCCCTCATCTACTCCCAGCCCGGAGGATTTACAGTCAACGGGATGCTGGGCGCGCACACCGGACAGAGCCTCATGCACTCTGGGTTGGTGCGCGGAGAGTCACCGGAGCTGGACCACAGCaaccatcaccaccaccaccaccacaaccaCCACACGCACCACCACCAGCACCACGGCGTGGGCCACGATCCGCAGTCGGATGAGGACACCCCCACGTCGGACGACTTGGAGCATTTTGCCAAACAGTTCAAACAGCGGAGAATCAAGCTGGGGTTCACGCAGGCGGACGTGGGCTTGGCCTTGGGCACCCTCTACGGGAACGTCTTCTCCCAGACGACCATCTGCAGGTTCGAGGCGCTCCAGCtgagctttaaaaacatgtgcaagcTGAAACCGCTGCTCAACAAATGGTTGGAGGAGGCCGACTCCACGACCGGGAGCCCGACCAGCATCGACAAGATCGCCACCCAAGGCAGGAAGCGGAAAAAGCGCACATCCATTGAGGTGAGCGTAAAAGGCGCATTGGAGAGCCATTTCCTCAAGTGTCCCAAACCCTCCGCGCAGGAGATCAACTCTCTTGCGGACACTCTGCAGCTGGAAAAGGAGGTGGTGAGGGTCTGGTTCTGCAACCGTCGGCAGAAGGAGAAGCGCATGACGCCACCTGGACTCCCGCGCAGCCCCGAGGACTCGTATTCACAAGTGGGCAGCCTGGGACCAGACACCCCGTCCCCGTCCATAGAATGCAAGCGGATGTACAGCGACACATGA
- the gpr45 gene encoding probable G-protein coupled receptor 45 has translation MAFCNESLLEDCHFMEPELEEVAESLPSAGKTPLISVTLRVSLAAVMIFMIAIGFLGNAIVCLIVYQKPAMRSGINLLLATLAFSDIMLSLLCMPFTAITVASADWTFGSKFCRASIMLYWLFVLEGVSILLIISVDRFLIIVQRQDKLTPHRAKVLIAGSWVLSLCVSLPSVVGWRTGAVGVGGVWAPQCVLGYSESLADRGYTVLLAVAVFFVPFAVMLYSYMCILNTVRRNTLRIHNHTTEHSCLPALNQVSKMRLTGLQRPPPIKVDMSFKTRAFTTILILFVGFSVCWLPHTVVSLLAVFSRQFYYSPVFYPVSIGALWLSYLKTVFNPIIYCWRIRKFREACQEFIPKSCKLCPRVDRSHRRVRPSNIYVCSETQSSV, from the coding sequence ATGGCTTTTTGCAACGAGAGCCTGCTGGAGGATTGTCACTTCATGGAgccagagctggaggaagtggcagaAAGCCTGCCGTCGGCGGGCAAGACTCCTCTCATTTCGGTCACGCTGCGCGTGAGCCTGGCAGCTGTGATGATTTTCATGATTGCTATTGGTTTTCTTGGCAATGCGATTGTGTGTCTGATAGTTTACCAGAAACCAGCGATGCGTTCTGGGATCAACCTCCTCCTGGCGACGCTGGCCTTCTCGGACATCATGCTGTCCCTGCTCTGCATGCCCTTCACCGCCATCACCGTGGCCTCTGCGGACTGGACCTTTGGCAGCAAGTTCTGCAGAGCGTCCATCATGTTGTATTGGCTCTTCGTCCTGGAGGGGGTGTCtatcctcctcatcatcagcgTGGACCGCTTCCTCATCATAGTGCAGCGGCAGGACAAGCTGACCCCGCACCGAGCGAAAGTGCTGATCGCGGGGTCGTGGGTGTTGAGCCTGTGCGTTTCCCTGCCATCAGTGGTCGGTTGGAGGACGGGTGCGGTGGGTGTCGGTGGTGTTTGGGCGCCCCAGTGTGTACTGGGATACAGTGAGTCGCTGGCGGACCGTGGGTACACAGTGTTACTGGCTGTGGCAGTATTTTTTGTGCCATTTGCAGTCATGCTGTACTCCTACATGTGCATCCTCAACACAGTGCGCCGTAACACCCTGCGCATTCACAACCACACCACTGAGCACTCCTGCCTGCCAGCCCTCAACCAGGTCAGCAAAATGAGGCTCACTGGGCTGCAACGGCCACCTCCCATCAAGGTGGACATGAGCTTCAAAACCAGAGCCTTCACCaccatcctcatcctcttcGTTGGCTTCTCTGTGTGCTGGCTGCCTCACACAGTGGTCAGTCTGCTGGCAGTGTTCAGCCGACAGTTTTACTACAGCCCTGTCTTCTATCCGGTCAGCATCGGGGCCCTGTGGCTGAGCTACCTGAAGACGGTCTTCAACCCCATCATCTACTGCTGGCGGATCCGGAAGTTCAGAGAAGCCTGCCAGGAGTTTATTCCCAAAAGCTGCAAACTGTGTCCCCGCGTGGACAGGAGCCACAGGCGCGTCCGACCCAGCAACATCTACGTGTGCAGTGAGACCCAGTCATCAGTGTGA
- the c21h2orf49 gene encoding ashwin — translation MAAVSGQNGKCVCASDAGLLLHPELQSKDFLQLLLSERKICTRDCGSRDQLTELYLRNVMPLPQRSLPNNRWGRKVERSRGGRTSAGQTSESSRNDQSRKRPLIVFDGSSSNSGPVKVKKSEGAASSGVADRLKPPPAANLTNPIRKLSSSSMTSSASPLPPSTDSANLKKEGNSLEALKSPEVKKKIPRVTWP, via the exons ATGGCGGCTGTCTCAGGACAAAATGGAAAGTGTGTTTGTGCCTCAGATGCGGGTCTGCTGTTACACCCCGAGCTGCAGTCGAAAGATTTCCTTCAGCTTCTTTTAAGTGAG AGAAAAATCTGCACCAGGGACTGTGGAAGCAGGGACCAACTCACTGAGCTGTACCTCCGGAACGTCATGCCGCTGCCGCAGAGGAGTTTACCCAACAACCGCTGGGGACGGAAGGTGGAGAGGAGCCGAGGAGGACGCACTTCTGCGGGGCAAACGTCAGAGAG CTCCAGGAATGACCAGAGCAGGAAAAGACCTCTAATCGTGTTTGACGGGAGCTCTTCTAACTCCGGCCCCGTAAAAGTGAAGAAATCAGAGGGAGCGGCATCATCAGGAGTCGCAGACCGATTAAAGCCTCCTCCAGCTGCTAATCTGACCAACCCCATTCGGAAACTCTCTTCCAGCTCGATGACATCATCGGCCTCGCCGCTCCCTCCCAGTACAGACTCGGCAAACCtcaaaaaagaaggaaactcATTG GAGGCGCTAAAATCTCCTGAAGTGAAGAAAAAGATCCCTCGCGTGACGTGGCCCTGA
- the LOC101169645 gene encoding four and a half LIM domains protein 2, translated as MTERYDCHYCKESLFGKKYVLREENPYCVKCYESLYSNTCEECKKPIGCNTRDLSYKDRHWHEDCFKCFQCKRSLVDKPFSTKDEQLLCTECYSNEYSSKCHECKKTIMPGSRKMEHKGHSWHETCFTCKRCQQPIGTKSFIPKDNHNYCVPCYEKQFAMQCVHCKKPITTGGVTYRDQPWHKDCFLCTSCKQQLSGQRFTSKDDFAYCLNCFCNLYAKKCASCTTPISGLGGSKYISFEERQWHNDCFNCKKCSVSLVGRGFLTERDDILCPECGKDI; from the exons ATGACCGAGCGCTACGACTGTCATTACTGCAAGGAGTCCCTGTTTGGGAAGAAGTATGTTCTCAGAGAGGAGAACCCCTACTGTGTGAAATGCTACGAAAGCCTGTACTCCAACACCTGTGAGGAATGCAAGAAGCCTATTGGCTGCAACACCAGG GATCTGTCCTACAAAGACCGTCACTGGCATGAAGACTGTTTTAAGTGCTTCCAGTGTAAGCGCTCCCTCGTGGACAAGCCCTTCTCCACCAAAGACGAGCAGCTCCTCTGCACCGAGTGCTACTCCAATGAGTACTCCTCCAAGTGCCACGAGTGCAAGAAAACCATCATGCCAG gCTCCAGAAAGATGGAGCACAAGGGGCACAGCTGGCATGAGACCTGCTTTACCTGCAAGAGATGCCAGCAGCCAATTGGCACCAAGAGCTTCATCCCTAAGGACAACCACAATTACTGCGTGCCCTGCTATGAGAAACAGTTTGCCATGCAGTGTGTGCACTGCAAGAAG cCCATCACTACCGGTGGCGTGACTTACCGTGACCAGCCCTGGCACAAGGACTGCTTCCTCTGCACCAGCTGCAAGCAGCAACTGTCCGGCCAGAGGTTCACCTCTAAGGATGACTTTGCATATTGTCTCAACTGCTTCTGTAACCTCTATGCTAAGAAATGTGCCTCCTGCACCACCCCCATCAGTG GATTGGGAGGAAGCAAGTACATTTCCTTTGAGGAGCGCCAGTGGCACAACGACTGCTTCAACTGCAAGAAGTGCTCCGTGTCCTTGGTGGGGCGTGGCTTCCTGACTGAACGCGATGACATCCTGTGCCCCGAGTGTGGCAAAGACATCTAA